TATCGTAAGCTCACCTCATTGTCCTAAAAATTAAAATCAAATGGGGCCGGACGCATTAAAGCGAGAAGCGCGTCTCGATTTTCCTGGCGATCTCTTCTAAGAGCGCTGCATAGACAGGGATGTCTTTATCTTCCATCTGGCGTTTAAGACCTACCGCCCAGATGGCAACCGGGTTGTTTCCTATTTTCAGGCTAACGGGCACTGCCAGGGCGCATATGCCTTCAATGTATTCTTCCTTGTCGATGGCAACGCCTTCCGTGCGGGTTTCCCGGATCATTTCCATGTACTTTTTTTTATTTGTGCACGAATAGCGCGTAAATTTCTTGAGCTCATTCTTAGAAAGAATGTCTTGAACCTCATCATCAGATAATTGGGCCAGTAAGATTTTACCGCCTGCGCCGGCAAGGAGAGGGATTCGCATGCCAATTTCTGAAGAAATTTTTATGTCGAAAGCTGAATCGACCTTGTCCAGTATAATCGCCCTCAATCCGGAACGAATCCCCAGGAATGCGGACAGCTTGGTCTTTTGATTGATCTCATTCAGACAG
This portion of the Desulfobacterales bacterium genome encodes:
- a CDS encoding IclR family transcriptional regulator, giving the protein MGKGFKPVPAIEKCFSMLDLFAKSKNPLGITDISKALGYHKSTVFNILHTLVGIGILENENENKFRFGTKLYLLGKTAGTSSELITTVHPCLNEINQKTKLSAFLGIRSGLRAIILDKVDSAFDIKISSEIGMRIPLLAGAGGKILLAQLSDDEVQDILSKNELKKFTRYSCTNKKKYMEMIRETRTEGVAIDKEEYIEGICALAVPVSLKIGNNPVAIWAVGLKRQMEDKDIPVYAALLEEIARKIETRFSL